The nucleotide sequence ATATCTTTGAGCAATGTGAGCAAATGCTTTTATTGCATAATCGATTCCTTTCTTTTTAACAAGGCGACCAACAGAAACAATACGAATAACACTCTTTTCAGGTTTTTTTCTTATCTTCAAAAAAAATTCCCTGCAATCAATTGCAGAATGGTGGGTAACTATTTTATCTGTATTACAACCAAGTGTAATAAGCTTCTCTCTAAAATAATCACACACCGGCAAAGCAAGGTCTATACGTTTAAAGAGCTTTTGATACATTTCTACATCTTGAGTAAGGTAGGATGTTATATCTGATCCACGAAAACAAACAACTAGTTTTTTGTTTTTTAGCCATTCCCTCAATTTTTTCATACGCACAATTGTCTTACCTAGATACCCAAATTGACAAAACACAATATCACATTCTGGAAATGGTTCACATAATTTATTATAAGTAACGCGATCCAATAGATTATATTTTTCTATATTAGGATGCATATTCACGTAATCATCTTTATGAAAAGAGAAAATGGAAACCTTATGGCCTCGATCAATCAGATTTGTAATAATATTTAAAATAAATATCTGAGATGCAGCAGGAAAATGACCAAGAATAAAAAGAATATTTAAAGCTTTTACAGAAGATTTTTTTTCTTCACTATTATCTTTATACTGATCAACCTGACACGTGATCGCAAAATTAACAAAAACAAACAAAATTACAATTAATCTTTTAGATAATAACATTACTTTACCTTCATAATTAATGTATCAATGATTTTCGTTTAATCATTTGTTCAATAAGAAAAATTAGCCGATGAGCACTTGCATGAGTCTGAGTGATCATTTCCTCATAAAATAATAATTTTTTCTCAATCCTCTCATCATACATTTTACTTCCTTTGAAAAAACCAGCTTTTTTTGCAAAAAAATGAAGTTTTGTTATTAAATCAAACGGCTTATGTTTTTGTACAAGAAATTTTAAGGTATTTTTCATATGAATTAATGCACGAATTTCTTGTTTATTAAAAATTATAAGATCATCATTCATCATATTTTTTAAGTTTTCATAGGCAACAATGCATAGATCCTTATTAAGTGTATCATCCATATCAATAGCACAAAACCTATCCGTATCGGGATCATAACACAAGTTTCCCGAATGACGATCAGAATTACCAAGAATTAAATCTAGCGCAACTATCTCAGGTAATTGTCTATGCCATGTCATATGTTCTATAATTTGTTTTGTTAATCCTTTTTCATTAAGTGAAGAAGCCTGCGACCATAATTGTCGTAAACGTAATAAATTGTACTTGGTACCTATTTGCTTTCTAATCGTATCGCCACGAGCAATGGTATGAAGAGTTGCAGGCCAGCACGCTATAACTTTACCCGGAAATTCTTTCTTAAATTCAATAATATCAACTTGATGGGCAATATTAAGCTCTTTTGCAATATAAGCGGCAAGGGCATCTCGTACGACTGCTAGTTGTTTTTTAAATTCCTTTTTTTGTTTGAGAAGATATCTATATTTTTTATTAATGATAATGTAACTAATAAAACAATTTTTTGCTTCGATCGTATTAATAAGATGAACAGGTTCTTTACCGGTATAATAAATTTTGGAAAATAAGGAAGAAGATACAGTAAACATAAAGAAAAAAAATAACAGAAAAATACGTGTTACCATAACCTTCTCCATTCTTTTTACCATAAAATTAAAATAATTAAAAAACGCTCATTAAATAACTCTGCTATGTCAATGATACAAAAATAATATATTCATGTGTTTACACAATAAATCTATACGTCTTCATCGCTATTTAAAATAGAATAAAAAATAGATTCTAATTTATCATTTTCTTTCTCAGTATCAAATTCTTCATGAACTTTATTGGCAGCGGCTAATTGAATTAATCGCCATTTATCCGGATTATTCAAAAGATATTCAATCGCATTACTTATTGCACTACTATTACGTTCAGGAACCAGAAAACCAGAGACGCCGTCAGTAATAAGTTCCTTATTACCGGAATGATCTGTAGCGATCACTAATATTCCCATTGCCATTGCTTCTTTTAAAACATTCGCAATACCTTCTTGATCATTATTATGAGCAGTTACACTAGATAAAATAAAAAGATGTGATTTATTTAATATATTAATATATTCTTTGTGAGTATGCCAACTATCAAGCTTTATGTTCTCATTAACTTTTAATCGTTTTATTAGTTTTTTATATTTTTTTTCTAAAACACCTTCACCAATAATGGTGTATCGTATCTGCGGATATTTATGTACTAATTGTGCTATTGCTCGAATAGAATATACGAACCCTTTTTTTTCTACGAATCTACCCGCGCTTACTATATTAATACTTCCTTCCTTAGGCAATCGTCTTGGTTTAAAAGTAAACTTCGAACGATCAATTGCTGAGTGATGTACAATAATTTTTTTTTCATTACACCCTGCAGCGATAAGTAACTTCTTAAATGCGTCGCATACCGGCATAAATAAATCACAACTATCAAAGTAACGATCATATGCGTGAGGATTTTCTTGTAAAAAACCGGTAATAT is from Candidatus Babeliales bacterium and encodes:
- a CDS encoding glycosyltransferase gives rise to the protein MYTKKKITNNYMVIIGSFFFLISLSCPMLTLCTSLKKHMKILMVVAEFPKIHDICILNQITGLLDRGHDVTIYAFAKGDCLNVQQDVINYDLINKTIFEKFPSHLDEYDIVVFQLGHKVLDIKKTHKFKGKVVICLRGYDITGFLQENPHAYDRYFDSCDLFMPVCDAFKKLLIAAGCNEKKIIVHHSAIDRSKFTFKPRRLPKEGSINIVSAGRFVEKKGFVYSIRAIAQLVHKYPQIRYTIIGEGVLEKKYKKLIKRLKVNENIKLDSWHTHKEYINILNKSHLFILSSVTAHNNDQEGIANVLKEAMAMGILVIATDHSGNKELITDGVSGFLVPERNSSAISNAIEYLLNNPDKWRLIQLAAANKVHEEFDTEKENDKLESIFYSILNSDEDV